Proteins co-encoded in one Arachis hypogaea cultivar Tifrunner chromosome 11, arahy.Tifrunner.gnm2.J5K5, whole genome shotgun sequence genomic window:
- the LOC140176082 gene encoding uncharacterized mitochondrial protein AtMg00810-like, protein MGELHYFLGIQVTKTKEGGLILSQEKYVGDLLAKTGMTGCKPCTTPLPSSVKLSTFGGPVFTNPRLYRSVVGSLQYLTVTRPELSYCASKVSQFLQHPLEEHWRLVKRVLRCVSGTLTYGL, encoded by the coding sequence ATGGGAGAACTTCACTACTTTCTAGGCATTCAAGTCACAAAAACTAAGGAAGGAGGCTTGATTCTGTCACAAGAAAAATACGTTGGAGACCTTCTTGCTAAAACTGGCATGACTGGGTGCAAACCTTGCACCACACCACTACCCTCCTCTGTCAAGCTATCTACATTTGGTGGGCCTGTCTTCACTAATCCACGGCTTTACAGATCCGTAGTTGGAAGTTTACAATATCTCACTGTCACAAGACCTGAGCTATCATACTGTGCCAGCAAGGTTTCTCAGTTTTTGCAGCATCCTTTGGAAGAACATTGGAGATTAGTAAAACGTGTGTTAAGATGTGTTAGTGGAACACTCACTTATGGCCTGTAG